In Chitinophaga nivalis, a single genomic region encodes these proteins:
- a CDS encoding sensor histidine kinase, producing the protein MNLLLYLKRGGMVWWLLIPVTLSAQHSVISAIKQTLPRITDSIAYVDALNRLAVLYQATQLDSCGAYADKAREMAIRIDYSAGSAMALRTLGSYYAFRPHRYLSSLFYKDALAASRAAGDTAGVVQTLMNLGLYHYYEGKEEKARSYIDRALQRTWKFQLDSLRALVLANYYLVNAGDSSRSSLARKALQQAGLLATRFHDHRTSLYVRLLRSDVMMRNGQVEAATVALKNVMDTAASQGLYYLAMHAGMQLADYSSRLHQADSLVYLQKATDYAVAGGYLGLLLRVTTQLYHYFYHHMDYARAAKYSRLTLMILVQQQEDMQKGEMDYLAYAQQDQILDSLRYTATLQTKQLHQSKVTNNYWFYLGVMIAVATLLLLLLFLYLLQLYRVSRRNTTQLVQLEEEIREKNETLQTNDDFKNKLISLIAHDFRTPLYNIVNITGFVDEDALTVHEAAEMMTTVEQTATSTLIVFEEILGWIRTQLSGFVYRPSSFMLADMLTAVLHGLQYLATDKGVTINLDILPGTQVYADFEMLQFIHRNFLHNAIKFSPSNAVITVTAIRIEGQLEVAFADEGRGIDAAILPYLFTHKSTAASGENNSKGAGVALIICRDFITKMKGTVGVSNNSGRGSTFFYRLPDKP; encoded by the coding sequence ATGAACCTATTACTATATCTCAAAAGAGGAGGTATGGTGTGGTGGCTGTTGATTCCTGTGACGCTGTCTGCCCAGCACAGTGTTATCTCCGCCATAAAACAGACCTTACCCCGGATCACCGACAGTATTGCTTACGTAGATGCCCTTAACAGGCTTGCCGTACTTTATCAGGCTACCCAGCTGGATAGTTGTGGAGCATATGCCGATAAAGCCCGGGAGATGGCTATACGTATTGATTACAGCGCAGGCAGCGCTATGGCGCTGAGAACCCTGGGTAGTTATTATGCATTTCGCCCGCACCGGTACCTTTCTTCTCTTTTTTATAAAGATGCTTTAGCCGCCAGCCGCGCTGCCGGCGATACGGCCGGCGTAGTACAAACCCTGATGAACCTGGGCCTCTATCACTATTATGAAGGAAAAGAGGAGAAGGCACGGAGTTATATTGACCGGGCGCTGCAGCGTACCTGGAAATTTCAGCTGGACTCTTTACGGGCATTGGTACTGGCCAACTATTATCTTGTGAATGCGGGCGACAGCAGCAGATCGTCTCTGGCACGGAAGGCATTGCAGCAGGCTGGTTTGCTGGCTACCCGGTTTCATGATCACCGCACGTCATTATACGTCCGTTTGCTCCGTTCAGACGTCATGATGCGGAATGGGCAAGTGGAGGCGGCAACAGTGGCATTGAAAAATGTGATGGATACTGCTGCCAGTCAGGGACTGTATTACCTGGCTATGCATGCCGGCATGCAACTGGCTGATTACAGCAGCCGGCTGCACCAGGCGGATTCGCTGGTGTATCTGCAAAAAGCAACCGATTATGCCGTTGCCGGCGGTTATCTGGGTTTGTTGCTCCGCGTCACTACACAGCTCTATCATTATTTTTATCATCACATGGATTATGCCCGGGCGGCAAAATACAGCCGCCTAACCCTGATGATATTAGTACAGCAGCAGGAAGATATGCAGAAGGGAGAAATGGATTACCTGGCCTATGCACAGCAGGATCAGATACTGGACTCGCTCCGGTATACTGCTACCCTGCAGACAAAACAGTTGCACCAAAGTAAGGTAACCAATAATTACTGGTTCTATCTGGGGGTGATGATTGCAGTGGCCACGTTGTTATTATTGCTGTTGTTCCTCTACCTGCTGCAGCTATACCGGGTGTCCAGGCGTAATACCACACAGTTGGTACAACTGGAAGAAGAGATCCGGGAAAAAAATGAAACCCTGCAAACCAATGATGATTTTAAAAATAAACTGATCTCGCTGATAGCACATGATTTCAGAACGCCCTTGTATAATATTGTTAACATCACAGGGTTTGTGGATGAAGATGCATTAACTGTGCACGAAGCAGCGGAGATGATGACAACGGTAGAACAAACGGCTACTTCCACCCTGATAGTATTTGAAGAAATACTGGGATGGATACGTACCCAGCTGTCGGGTTTTGTATACCGGCCATCTTCCTTTATGCTGGCAGATATGCTGACTGCTGTACTGCATGGCTTGCAGTACCTGGCAACAGATAAAGGTGTTACGATAAACCTGGATATTTTACCGGGTACACAGGTGTATGCCGACTTCGAAATGCTGCAATTTATTCACCGTAATTTTTTGCATAATGCGATTAAATTTTCGCCCTCCAATGCGGTGATAACAGTAACGGCTATACGTATAGAAGGGCAACTGGAAGTTGCCTTCGCAGATGAAGGACGGGGAATTGATGCGGCCATACTACCGTATTTGTTTACCCACAAATCCACTGCTGCCAGCGGGGAGAACAACAGCAAAGGAGCCGGCGTCGCATTGATTATCTGCCGGGATTTTATTACGAAGATGAAAGGCACGGTAGGCGTTTCCAATAATAGCGGAAGAGGAAGTACATTTTTTTACCGGTTACCGGATAAACCCTAA